In the Oncorhynchus keta strain PuntledgeMale-10-30-2019 chromosome 29, Oket_V2, whole genome shotgun sequence genome, one interval contains:
- the LOC118362305 gene encoding collectin-11-like isoform X5, with product MRAEELMPCVLITLLGLTLMESTHGQHMSDEPCSVQILVPGLKGEPGEKGEKGAPGRPGRLGPLGEIGHTGVKGHKGIIGRYGKMGPCGIKGLKGDMGDPGPMGLNGDPGVPCECTPLRKMIGEMDILVAQLSNEMKFIKTAVAGIKETDSKVYLLVKEEKRYTDAEVYCQGRGGHLAMPKDEGANAAIAGYITEAGLSRVYIGINDIDREGHFTYVDHSPMSTFSKWREGEPNNAYRDEDCAEMMAAGDWTDVACHPTMYFVCEFDKDIV from the exons atgagagcagaggagctGATGCCTTGTGTTCTTATCACTCTGCTGGGGCTGACCCTGATGGAGTCAACTCATGGACAGCACATGTCAGATGAACCCTGCTCCGTCCAGATCCTCGTCCCAGGACTCAAag GAGAGccaggagaaaagggagagaaaggggcaCCTGGGAGACCAGGAAGATTGGGTCCACTAGGGGAGATTG GACATACTGGAGTTAAAGGACATAAGGGTATTATAGGACGTTATGGGAAAATGGGCCCCTGTGGAATCAAAG GTTTAAAAGGAGATATGGGGGATCCTGGGCCAATGGGCCTGAATGGTGATCCAG GTGTTCCATGTGAATGCACACCCCTGAGGAAGATGATTGGTGAGATGGACATCCTAGTGGCCCAGTTATCCAATGAGATGAAGTTCATCAAAACTG CTGTCGCCGGCATCAAAGAGACCGACAGTAAGGTCTATCTACTGGTCAAGGAGGAGAAACGCTACACCGATGCAGAGGTCTATTGTCAGGGAAGGGGTGGACACTTGGCCATGCCCAAGGACGAGGGGGCCAACGCAGCCATCGCTGGGTACATCACTGAGGCGGGCCTGAGCCGGGTGTACATTGGCATCAATGACATAGACCGTGAGGGCCATTTCACCTACGTGGATCACTCCCCCATGAGCACCTTCAGCaagtggagggaaggagaaccCAACAATGCCTACAGGGACGAGGACTGTGCTGAGATGATGGCGGCGGGGGACTGGACAGATGTGGCCTGCCATCCCACCATGTACTTTGTGTGTGAGTTTGACAAGGACATTGTTTGA
- the LOC118362305 gene encoding collectin-11-like isoform X3 translates to MFRYPCKSLSNKVTFINIFNSIYTDSKILFSIKVYIKTTNPCISSLADSFANSIGEYIDKSPCPRDIKTSHQGEPGEKGEKGAPGRPGRLGPLGEIGVPCECTPLRKMIGEMDILVAQLSNEMKFIKTALPSPAAVAGIKETDSKVYLLVKEEKRYTDAEVYCQGRGGHLAMPKDEGANAAIAGYITEAGLSRVYIGINDIDREGHFTYVDHSPMSTFSKWREGEPNNAYRDEDCAEMMAAGDWTDVACHPTMYFVCEFDKDIV, encoded by the exons ATGTTTCGATATCCGTGTAAATCTCTCTCaaacaaggtgacttttatcaatatattcaacTCTATTTACACTGATTCAAAAATACTTTTTAGCATCAAAGTATACatcaaaactacaaatccctgcatatcatctctagctgactcctttgctaacag TATAGGAGAATATATTGacaagtcaccttgtcctagagacatCAAAACATCACACCAGG GAGAGccaggagaaaagggagagaaaggggcaCCTGGGAGACCAGGAAGATTGGGTCCACTAGGGGAGATTG GTGTTCCATGTGAATGCACACCCCTGAGGAAGATGATTGGTGAGATGGACATCCTAGTGGCCCAGTTATCCAATGAGATGAAGTTCATCAAAACTG CACTGCCCTCCCCTGCAGCTGTCGCCGGCATCAAAGAGACCGACAGTAAGGTCTATCTACTGGTCAAGGAGGAGAAACGCTACACCGATGCAGAGGTCTATTGTCAGGGAAGGGGTGGACACTTGGCCATGCCCAAGGACGAGGGGGCCAACGCAGCCATCGCTGGGTACATCACTGAGGCGGGCCTGAGCCGGGTGTACATTGGCATCAATGACATAGACCGTGAGGGCCATTTCACCTACGTGGATCACTCCCCCATGAGCACCTTCAGCaagtggagggaaggagaaccCAACAATGCCTACAGGGACGAGGACTGTGCTGAGATGATGGCGGCGGGGGACTGGACAGATGTGGCCTGCCATCCCACCATGTACTTTGTGTGTGAGTTTGACAAGGACATTGTTTGA
- the LOC118362305 gene encoding collectin-11-like isoform X2, producing MFRYPCKSLSNKVTFINIFNSIYTDSKILFSIKVYIKTTNPCISSLADSFANSIGEYIDKSPCPRDIKTSHQGEPGEKGEKGAPGRPGRLGPLGEIGHTGVKGHKGIIGRYGKMGPCGIKGLKGDMGDPGPMGLNGDPGVPCECTPLRKMIGEMDILVAQLSNEMKFIKTAVAGIKETDSKVYLLVKEEKRYTDAEVYCQGRGGHLAMPKDEGANAAIAGYITEAGLSRVYIGINDIDREGHFTYVDHSPMSTFSKWREGEPNNAYRDEDCAEMMAAGDWTDVACHPTMYFVCEFDKDIV from the exons ATGTTTCGATATCCGTGTAAATCTCTCTCaaacaaggtgacttttatcaatatattcaacTCTATTTACACTGATTCAAAAATACTTTTTAGCATCAAAGTATACatcaaaactacaaatccctgcatatcatctctagctgactcctttgctaacag TATAGGAGAATATATTGacaagtcaccttgtcctagagacatCAAAACATCACACCAGG GAGAGccaggagaaaagggagagaaaggggcaCCTGGGAGACCAGGAAGATTGGGTCCACTAGGGGAGATTG GACATACTGGAGTTAAAGGACATAAGGGTATTATAGGACGTTATGGGAAAATGGGCCCCTGTGGAATCAAAG GTTTAAAAGGAGATATGGGGGATCCTGGGCCAATGGGCCTGAATGGTGATCCAG GTGTTCCATGTGAATGCACACCCCTGAGGAAGATGATTGGTGAGATGGACATCCTAGTGGCCCAGTTATCCAATGAGATGAAGTTCATCAAAACTG CTGTCGCCGGCATCAAAGAGACCGACAGTAAGGTCTATCTACTGGTCAAGGAGGAGAAACGCTACACCGATGCAGAGGTCTATTGTCAGGGAAGGGGTGGACACTTGGCCATGCCCAAGGACGAGGGGGCCAACGCAGCCATCGCTGGGTACATCACTGAGGCGGGCCTGAGCCGGGTGTACATTGGCATCAATGACATAGACCGTGAGGGCCATTTCACCTACGTGGATCACTCCCCCATGAGCACCTTCAGCaagtggagggaaggagaaccCAACAATGCCTACAGGGACGAGGACTGTGCTGAGATGATGGCGGCGGGGGACTGGACAGATGTGGCCTGCCATCCCACCATGTACTTTGTGTGTGAGTTTGACAAGGACATTGTTTGA
- the LOC118362305 gene encoding collectin-11-like isoform X1, with protein sequence MFRYPCKSLSNKVTFINIFNSIYTDSKILFSIKVYIKTTNPCISSLADSFANSIGEYIDKSPCPRDIKTSHQGEPGEKGEKGAPGRPGRLGPLGEIGHTGVKGHKGIIGRYGKMGPCGIKGLKGDMGDPGPMGLNGDPGVPCECTPLRKMIGEMDILVAQLSNEMKFIKTALPSPAAVAGIKETDSKVYLLVKEEKRYTDAEVYCQGRGGHLAMPKDEGANAAIAGYITEAGLSRVYIGINDIDREGHFTYVDHSPMSTFSKWREGEPNNAYRDEDCAEMMAAGDWTDVACHPTMYFVCEFDKDIV encoded by the exons ATGTTTCGATATCCGTGTAAATCTCTCTCaaacaaggtgacttttatcaatatattcaacTCTATTTACACTGATTCAAAAATACTTTTTAGCATCAAAGTATACatcaaaactacaaatccctgcatatcatctctagctgactcctttgctaacag TATAGGAGAATATATTGacaagtcaccttgtcctagagacatCAAAACATCACACCAGG GAGAGccaggagaaaagggagagaaaggggcaCCTGGGAGACCAGGAAGATTGGGTCCACTAGGGGAGATTG GACATACTGGAGTTAAAGGACATAAGGGTATTATAGGACGTTATGGGAAAATGGGCCCCTGTGGAATCAAAG GTTTAAAAGGAGATATGGGGGATCCTGGGCCAATGGGCCTGAATGGTGATCCAG GTGTTCCATGTGAATGCACACCCCTGAGGAAGATGATTGGTGAGATGGACATCCTAGTGGCCCAGTTATCCAATGAGATGAAGTTCATCAAAACTG CACTGCCCTCCCCTGCAGCTGTCGCCGGCATCAAAGAGACCGACAGTAAGGTCTATCTACTGGTCAAGGAGGAGAAACGCTACACCGATGCAGAGGTCTATTGTCAGGGAAGGGGTGGACACTTGGCCATGCCCAAGGACGAGGGGGCCAACGCAGCCATCGCTGGGTACATCACTGAGGCGGGCCTGAGCCGGGTGTACATTGGCATCAATGACATAGACCGTGAGGGCCATTTCACCTACGTGGATCACTCCCCCATGAGCACCTTCAGCaagtggagggaaggagaaccCAACAATGCCTACAGGGACGAGGACTGTGCTGAGATGATGGCGGCGGGGGACTGGACAGATGTGGCCTGCCATCCCACCATGTACTTTGTGTGTGAGTTTGACAAGGACATTGTTTGA
- the LOC118362305 gene encoding collectin-11-like isoform X4 gives MFRYPCKSLSNKVTFINIFNSIYTDSKILFSIKVYIKTTNPCISSLADSFANSIGEYIDKSPCPRDIKTSHQGEPGEKGEKGAPGRPGRLGPLGEIGVPCECTPLRKMIGEMDILVAQLSNEMKFIKTAVAGIKETDSKVYLLVKEEKRYTDAEVYCQGRGGHLAMPKDEGANAAIAGYITEAGLSRVYIGINDIDREGHFTYVDHSPMSTFSKWREGEPNNAYRDEDCAEMMAAGDWTDVACHPTMYFVCEFDKDIV, from the exons ATGTTTCGATATCCGTGTAAATCTCTCTCaaacaaggtgacttttatcaatatattcaacTCTATTTACACTGATTCAAAAATACTTTTTAGCATCAAAGTATACatcaaaactacaaatccctgcatatcatctctagctgactcctttgctaacag TATAGGAGAATATATTGacaagtcaccttgtcctagagacatCAAAACATCACACCAGG GAGAGccaggagaaaagggagagaaaggggcaCCTGGGAGACCAGGAAGATTGGGTCCACTAGGGGAGATTG GTGTTCCATGTGAATGCACACCCCTGAGGAAGATGATTGGTGAGATGGACATCCTAGTGGCCCAGTTATCCAATGAGATGAAGTTCATCAAAACTG CTGTCGCCGGCATCAAAGAGACCGACAGTAAGGTCTATCTACTGGTCAAGGAGGAGAAACGCTACACCGATGCAGAGGTCTATTGTCAGGGAAGGGGTGGACACTTGGCCATGCCCAAGGACGAGGGGGCCAACGCAGCCATCGCTGGGTACATCACTGAGGCGGGCCTGAGCCGGGTGTACATTGGCATCAATGACATAGACCGTGAGGGCCATTTCACCTACGTGGATCACTCCCCCATGAGCACCTTCAGCaagtggagggaaggagaaccCAACAATGCCTACAGGGACGAGGACTGTGCTGAGATGATGGCGGCGGGGGACTGGACAGATGTGGCCTGCCATCCCACCATGTACTTTGTGTGTGAGTTTGACAAGGACATTGTTTGA